From a region of the Fischerella sp. JS2 genome:
- a CDS encoding Dps family protein yields the protein MSETQTLLQNFGQVYDNPVLLDRSVTAPVCEGFNVVLASFQGLALQYQKHHFVVEGAEFYSLHEFFNDSYQEIQEHIHDIGERLNGLGGVPVATFAKLAELCCFEQEIDGVFSCRDMVVNDLKAEQAMIKLIRSQASQAESLGDRATRYLYEKILLKTEERAYHLAHFLAKDSLTLGFVQRVQN from the coding sequence ATGTCTGAAACGCAAACTTTATTACAAAATTTTGGTCAAGTTTATGACAATCCTGTGTTACTGGATCGCAGTGTTACCGCTCCAGTTTGCGAAGGATTTAACGTTGTTCTAGCTAGTTTTCAAGGTCTGGCTTTACAGTATCAAAAGCATCATTTCGTAGTTGAAGGTGCAGAATTCTACTCCCTGCACGAATTTTTTAACGATAGCTATCAAGAAATACAAGAACACATCCATGACATTGGTGAACGCTTAAATGGCCTGGGAGGAGTACCAGTTGCTACTTTTGCTAAATTGGCAGAACTGTGCTGCTTTGAACAAGAAATAGATGGTGTCTTTTCTTGCCGTGACATGGTAGTAAATGACCTCAAAGCAGAGCAAGCTATGATTAAATTGATCCGTAGCCAAGCTTCTCAGGCAGAAAGTTTAGGCGATCGCGCTACACGTTACCTCTACGAAAAAATCCTTTTGAAAACTGAAGAAAGAGCTTACCATTTAGCTCATTTCCTTGCTAAGGATAGTTTAACTTTAGGTTTCGTTCAACGTGTTCAAAACTAA
- a CDS encoding serine/threonine protein kinase codes for MDGSLIDEFIETVHQQLIPKLQIESIDPHDPVKVSYLPHPWQRLGAGNYAAVVYHPDYPNWVVKIYAPGRPGFEEEVEVYRRLGSHPAFSESLYAAEGFLILKRLHGVTLYDCIHRGLRIPNQVIKDIDEALDYARKRGLYPHDVHGRNVMMHHGRGLVVDISDFLQEEKCSKWNNLKRAYYWLYRPILSPLRLRLPYFVLDIVRKSYRFLGKLKNFCDRITHKILNFRF; via the coding sequence ATGGATGGCTCGCTCATAGATGAATTCATAGAGACCGTTCACCAACAATTAATTCCTAAGTTACAGATTGAGAGCATAGATCCCCATGACCCGGTAAAAGTCAGCTATCTTCCCCATCCTTGGCAAAGGCTCGGAGCAGGAAATTACGCTGCGGTCGTCTATCATCCTGATTACCCAAACTGGGTAGTCAAGATTTACGCACCCGGACGCCCAGGCTTTGAGGAAGAGGTAGAAGTCTACCGCCGTCTCGGTTCTCACCCTGCCTTCTCTGAGTCTCTGTATGCTGCCGAGGGCTTTTTAATTTTGAAGCGGCTACATGGAGTCACTCTCTACGACTGCATCCATCGTGGTCTACGTATCCCCAATCAGGTAATCAAAGACATTGACGAGGCCCTAGATTATGCACGTAAGAGGGGACTATATCCCCATGACGTCCACGGGCGTAATGTCATGATGCATCACGGTAGGGGATTAGTTGTAGATATTTCAGACTTCCTGCAAGAAGAAAAATGTTCAAAATGGAACAACCTAAAAAGAGCATACTATTGGTTATATCGCCCCATCCTCTCGCCATTGCGACTCAGGCTTCCATACTTTGTCCTAGATATTGTTCGTAAGAGTTACCGCTTCTTAGGTAAGTTAAAGAATTTTTGCGATCGCATCACCCATAAAATTTTAAATTTTAGATTTTGA